The nucleotide window CAATGCGCCGAAAGCCGCGATCGGGTGCCAGGCGTGCGAGGTCAATCCGAAATGCGCGCAGGCTGAAGAGCGGCCCCACCTGAAGGAAGCCCGATAGCCAGCTCAGCGCAAAAACGACCGCTGCCGAGATGATTAGGGGCTCGCCTGCGAGCACCGTGCAGCTGCGGGCCACCGCAACCGGGTCGCCGCCGCGGGCAATGGTATGCAGGCTCAGGTCGAAGCACTGGCGCACCCGGGCCAACAGAGACGGCCCCAGCAGAGCGAACAAAGCCAATGCGCCGAGCAGCAACGCGACCAGCGTGGGCTCGCCGCTCCGTGCCACCTGCCCGGCCCTGCGAGCGCGCCGCAGCTTGCGGGCCGACGGGGGATGACGACGGCTTTCGCTCATGGACCCGGCGCCTAACCTGCCACAGCCGATTCTGAGGCGCCAGGCCGATAGGACCACGGACCGTTCGGGTCTGCCTTGCCATCTGCGCCCAACGACAACGCGACGATAGGCGCGCGTTGGTCGATCCGAGCGCCACCGGCCTCGCTCGGTCATGCGGTCAAGCGGACCGCAGCGGACCACGAGGCCGAGCGGAGGGCGCCTTGTCCAAGGCCCACCAAGCAGGCTATGGCCAAGCCATGCCCGAGCTGCCCGAGGTGGAGATCACCCGTCGCCGTATTGCCCCACTGCTGGTCGGAAGGGCACTGCGCCGGGTCTACACGAGCCCCGACAGCTACGTATTCCTGACGAAACCCGATCGCCTGCGCCGGTTGCTTCGCAGCAGGCGTTTCGAGGCTCTTGAGCGCCGCGGCAAGTACTTGCTTGGCAACTTGGATGACGGGTCGAGGCTGCTGCTTCATCTCGGGATGACCGGCCAGCTGTTTGCTCGAGGGGTCGCGAGCGTAAGGCTGCTGCGCCGGTCGGCGCGCGCTGCGCTGGGGCCCGAGCAGACCACGGCACCTTTCGAGCCTGACGCGCATACGCACCTGCGGCTTTGCTTCGACGACCGCGGCGCCGACGTGCTGTTTCGCGATGTGCGCAAGTTCGGCAAGATACAGCTGCTGGCACCGGGCAGCAGCTGTGCCCGGCTCGAACGACTGGGCGTCGATGCGCTCCAGGCTACCGGCGGCGCGCTGTTCAGGGCCACGCGGACCCGCCGGGCCAGCATCAAGGCCGTGTTGCTCGATCAGTCGGTCCTTGCGGGCGCAGGAAACATCTACGCCGACGAGGCCCTGTTTCTCGCTGGTATTCATCCCGAGCGCGCTGCGAGTCGCCTCCGCCGCGAAGAATGTGCCGACCTGGTTAGGCAGCTCAGGCGGGTCATGCGACGATCCCTCGAAACCGGTGGATCGAGCATCAACGACTTCATCGCGCCCGATGGACGCGACGGAGGCTACCAGGATGAGCGCCGCGTATATGGCCGCAGCGGACGGCCCTGCGGCCGCTGCGGGCAGCGCATTCGCAGCACACGCGTCGGTCAGCGCACGACGCACTACTGCCCGAGATGTCAGGGCGCAGCGTGAGCTCGGGCTTTCGCGCCTGGCTGCAGGCAGCGCGTCCGCTGGCACAATTCAACATCGCACCGCCCATGCTTTTTGGGCAGGCGCTTGCTCTTGCCACGACGGGGCGTTTCGAGCTTGGCTTGTTGCTGTGGATCCAACTGTACGGGCTACTCGATCAGCTCCTGATCGTCTTTACCAACGATTGGGCCGATCATGCGACCGACCGCACCAACACCACGTTCAATCGCTTTTCCGGTGGCTCGCGTGTCCTCGTGGAAAACAAGCTCGGGCGTCACCAGCTCGCGTTCGCCGCCCGGCTCGTGCTCGCGTTTGTGATCTTGCTGGCACTGTATCTGGCGTTTGCGCGCCAGCGCCCTTTGACACTGTGGTTGACGCTCGCCGGAGTGAGCCTGATCTGGGCCTACGACCTGCGGCCGCTGCGGCTGTCGTATCGGGGAGGAGGGGAGGTGCTGCAAGCCCTTGGCGTTGGGGTGCTGCTGCCGGTGCTCGGCTACTACCTGCAGTCCGCTACCCTGGCCGGGCTACCTTGGTGGGTGCTGGGATCGACGTTCTTGTTAGGGTACGCCGGCAACATCACGACCGCGCTGCCGGATTTCCCCTCGGATCGCAACAGTGGCAAGCGCACCTATCCTGTCCGTAACGGGCAGCGCGCCGGCCGGGTCGTGAGCCTCGTGCTGCTCGCGCTCGCGGCGCTGGTACCTGGTCTCGGGCTTGCGGGCGAGCATCCCAGGCTGCGCTACCTGGCGTGCGCTGCGCCGCTTGCCTGTGTGGCTCTGAACCTGAGCGCGGTGAGCTCGGCTGACGCGCGTGACCGTGCTCGTTGCACCCGCTTCGTCACGCTCAACTCCGCGGCCGCTGTCCTGCAATGGTTGCTGTGGTCGCTGGCGCTCGGCATGGGCAGCGACTGGAACTAGCGAACCAGGCCGAGGGCTTGTGCCTGCCGCTCGCGCAGCTGGCTGAAGGGCAGGTTCCAGATTGGGCGTGCCCTCGGGTTCCAGGCTTGAACAGGGATCAGAGCGTGCTTTGCCAGGTGCCTCATGAGACGCTCCTCGTCATGTGGTGTGCGAGAGAATGCAAACGGATTGCGGGGCACATCGCCGGCCAGGCGCGGATACTTGGGGTCGTTTTTGGCGATCAGCTCCAGCAGTTGTTCGCCGCGCTGCAGCAGTGCTGCGAGGAACGGCCGGCTCAAGGGTCCGCAGCCGGCCCGAGCTCGCGGTTCGGTTCGCACCCAGCGAGCCCAATCAAAGCCGTAGAGGAAATCGTGCGCATACTGAAAGCGCACGCTCGTGCCTTGGCCAAAGAGGTCCTGAAGCGACACGATCATCGAACAAAGCTCCCGCAGCTGCAGCGCGGGTCGCGGGCTGCGCTGCGCTTCGAAGAGCAGGCTGGCGGCCAGGAAATCGAAATCCCAGAACAGATTGCCCGGGAAGCTGCACAGCTGGGCGCGGGCTATGGAGGCCAGGCCCGTGCCGAAAGCCTCCAGGATCGGCGCCGGCTGATCCCTGAGCAGCGCGTCCGAAAGCTCACTCAGCAAGGAGGCTCGACGTCGATCGGGAGCCAGCGAACCGGGCTCGCCCACCGCAGCTTCCAGCTTCGCATCGGCGTGTGCCAGCACCTGCAGCGTGTCGTCGAGGTTCCACACCATCGAACCTCGAGTGAGGGTAGCGTCCTTGCACAGCGATTAGGAGCCGCCACACACCAACCGTGCAAATTGGCGGGGCGCTGGCTTGGTTGCTACTTCTCGGCGTATCCCCGATACTCCGGGCCGTCGCGTCCCGCCAACGGCGCGCGGTCCTCGCCGAAATACTCCAGTCGGAGAAAGGACGCCGCCGGTACCGACCAAGCGCGCGGAAATCGCTGGCCGCCGGGGCCCGGTGTGAGCGTCGCAAACGGAGTCGGGGTGTAGGAGAAGTGCGCTTGCCCGTGCTCGTCGGTCACGACGGCAACCAGCGCTTCGCCCCGGCTGCTGTACAGCGTGAGCGGTACGGCGGGCTTGGCTCCTGTCACGGTCACCGATTCTGATCAGCAGTTCACGCAATCGCTGCGTGTTCTGAAGCGTAGCTATAGCTACATGTTGGTGCAAAAAGGGGGTTGTATACCCCCCTGCGGATCGTCTGGATCGCACCGATCGGTGAAACCGATGGGTGTCGATCGTGCGTGTGGATCGTCTGGGCCGTTTGGTTCTGCTTTCGATACCCCAGCATCTGCACTCCTGTAGGCAACCGGTGATCGCTGCGCTCGGTTGCGCGCCCGTTCGCGATGTCGGCGTGCTGGACGTGCGGAGCAACTTGTGGGCAGGGATGACCTGGCGTCGTCCGGGCGGGGGGTCTCGCGCGCAGGGCCCGGCGGTGCCCCCCGGACTCGCGCCTTGAGCCTGAGGAACAACCGGGGGCCGGCTCGGAGATGCTCGCTTCACGACAGCGTCCATCAGCGCTCAAACATCAGGACCCCCCGCCGGTCCCTGCGCGCGAGACCCCCCGCCCGGACGACTTGCGTGGTGACTGGCTTGGGGCGACGTTGTGGGCGGCGAGAAGGCCGTCGGTGCGAGCTGCGTGCGCGGCCAGCTGAGGCGGGTCTGCCGGCGAACGTGCCCGTCTGTACGACCGCGGAGGGCAGCCTCGGCCTGTCGCCCGGCGGGGCCCATGGGTAGCTGTTGAGAGCTGCTGGACAAGATAGGTCAAGCCGCCCACAGCCCCCGTCGTACGATCGGGGTGAAATAAATCCGATTCAGCCGAGCCCGAGGAACAGCTCGAGCCCCTGATCGATCTGGCTGAGCTCGTTGTCCGCCACCCGACCGAACACGCGCCGGATGCGTCGCTTGTCCACCGAACGGATGTGGTCGATAAGGGCGTACGACGTCTTCGCGAGGCCGCTCTTGCCGGGTGACAGCTCCGGATAGAGCGCTCCCTCGCCCGCGGTGCCCGTCACGGGCACGATGGCAATCAGCGGGAAGCGCTGGTCGGCGTTCACCGCGGGATCGCTGACGGCGATGCACGGTCGCAGGCCGCGTTGCTCGCGGCCAACCGTGGGATCGAGGCCAACGAGGACGACAGTGCCGCGGTCGAGGTTCATTGCTCCTCGACCCAGCCCTTACTCTCGACCCATCGCACCGGAGTGCCCGCGGACATGTCGACCAGCCCCTCATCGCCCTCGGGCAGCGATGCAGCCCATTCGCCCAAGCCGGCGTCGGCCAGCTCTGCCGCCTCGGGGTGTGGGTGCTCAAGCGAACGGCGGAGCTCCTCGTGGCGCCGGCGGGCCAGCTCATGCTCCACCGCGTCTTTGATGAAGCGACTCCGGTTGCGCTCGAGCCGATCGATGCTCTCAACCAGCTCGGCGGGCAAGGTCACGGTCACGCGTTCGGTCGTCGCCATCTGCGCGTCTCAAGTATGATAAATAGTAAGATCATACTAGTCGTCGCGCAAGTGGCCTCCCCAAAACTCCAGCAAGTCTGGCGCGCGCTGGGGCTTCCTTTCCGTGGGTGCCACTGCCTGCTGGGCAGGGCCGATCCAGGTCGTCCCGGCGTGCAGCCGATCAGCGAGCGGGCGCTGCGTGCCGCGGTGCTGCGCACGCTCCAAGGTGGGCGCCTTCGAGCCCGAGCACGCGTTGAACCTCCTCCTGCTCGCACCCGATATCCAGGAGCAGATCCTATTCCTACCCCGCACCGTCAGTGGCCGGGACCCCATCAGCGAGCACATGCTTCGCCATGTCGGCGCCACGCCG belongs to Pseudomonadota bacterium and includes:
- the mutM gene encoding bifunctional DNA-formamidopyrimidine glycosylase/DNA-(apurinic or apyrimidinic site) lyase, encoding MSKAHQAGYGQAMPELPEVEITRRRIAPLLVGRALRRVYTSPDSYVFLTKPDRLRRLLRSRRFEALERRGKYLLGNLDDGSRLLLHLGMTGQLFARGVASVRLLRRSARAALGPEQTTAPFEPDAHTHLRLCFDDRGADVLFRDVRKFGKIQLLAPGSSCARLERLGVDALQATGGALFRATRTRRASIKAVLLDQSVLAGAGNIYADEALFLAGIHPERAASRLRREECADLVRQLRRVMRRSLETGGSSINDFIAPDGRDGGYQDERRVYGRSGRPCGRCGQRIRSTRVGQRTTHYCPRCQGAA
- a CDS encoding prenyltransferase, giving the protein MSGRSVSSGFRAWLQAARPLAQFNIAPPMLFGQALALATTGRFELGLLLWIQLYGLLDQLLIVFTNDWADHATDRTNTTFNRFSGGSRVLVENKLGRHQLAFAARLVLAFVILLALYLAFARQRPLTLWLTLAGVSLIWAYDLRPLRLSYRGGGEVLQALGVGVLLPVLGYYLQSATLAGLPWWVLGSTFLLGYAGNITTALPDFPSDRNSGKRTYPVRNGQRAGRVVSLVLLALAALVPGLGLAGEHPRLRYLACAAPLACVALNLSAVSSADARDRARCTRFVTLNSAAAVLQWLLWSLALGMGSDWN
- a CDS encoding ferrochelatase; translated protein: MVWNLDDTLQVLAHADAKLEAAVGEPGSLAPDRRRASLLSELSDALLRDQPAPILEAFGTGLASIARAQLCSFPGNLFWDFDFLAASLLFEAQRSPRPALQLRELCSMIVSLQDLFGQGTSVRFQYAHDFLYGFDWARWVRTEPRARAGCGPLSRPFLAALLQRGEQLLELIAKNDPKYPRLAGDVPRNPFAFSRTPHDEERLMRHLAKHALIPVQAWNPRARPIWNLPFSQLRERQAQALGLVR
- a CDS encoding type II toxin-antitoxin system PemK/MazF family toxin — translated: MNLDRGTVVLVGLDPTVGREQRGLRPCIAVSDPAVNADQRFPLIAIVPVTGTAGEGALYPELSPGKSGLAKTSYALIDHIRSVDKRRIRRVFGRVADNELSQIDQGLELFLGLG
- a CDS encoding ribbon-helix-helix protein, CopG family, giving the protein MATTERVTVTLPAELVESIDRLERNRSRFIKDAVEHELARRRHEELRRSLEHPHPEAAELADAGLGEWAASLPEGDEGLVDMSAGTPVRWVESKGWVEEQ